Below is a window of Mycolicibacterium chitae DNA.
GGTGGCCGTCTGGGAGTACCTGAGCCGCCCGGAAGCGTCGGCGACGGTGGCCTCGTTCACCTCGGTGTCCGGGCCGAGCACCGACCACTTCGGCGCCTTCATCCGGTCCGGGCTCGCCCGCCCGTACCGTCTCGTGAGGTTCGCGCAGGCGCTGGGCCTGGCGGCGCGGATGTCCTACTGGCTGCCGTTCTCGGTGCCCGTGCTGGCGCCGGCGGCGATGCGCGCCGGGCTGGCCCGCCGACTGCAGGCCAAGGACTCCCCGGGGGCGCCGAAGTACCGCGGCGACGGGTTCGACGACGACGCCGCCAACTCGATGAAGATCTACCGCGCCATCGCCTTTCGGAAGCCGACGCTGCGCCGCGACCACTACGTCACCGTGCCGGTGCAACTGGTCTGCAACGACAAGGACCCGGTGGTGCGCCCGTACGGGTTCGCCGATCAGGCCCGGTGGTCGCCGCGGCTGTGGCGCCGCGATCTGCTCGCCGGGCACTGGGCGCCGTTCTCGCACGCCCCGGCGATCGCGCAGGCGGTCCGCGAACTCGTCGACCACCTCGATGGTGCGCCGCCGGCCCGGGCGCTGCGACGCGCCGAGGTCGGCCGTGCCCGCGGCCCGTTCGGCCACACCCTGGTCGCGGTGACGGGTGCGGGCAGCGGCATCGGCCGGGCGACCGCGCTGGCTTTTGCGGCCGCCGGCGCCGAGGTGGTGGTCAGCGACATCGACGAGGCCAACGCCAAGCAGACCGCCGCGCAGATCACCGAGCGCGGCGGCCAGGCGCACGCCTACGCGGTGGACGTCGCCGACGCCGAGGCCGTGGGGCGCTTCGCCGCGCGGGTCTGCGCCGAACACGGCGTGCCCGACGTGGTGGTCAACAACGCCGGGGTGG
It encodes the following:
- a CDS encoding SDR family oxidoreductase → MTTAHYVDAGDGIRIAVYEEGNPDGPPLVMTHGWPDSHRLWDGVVAELADRFRIIRYDNRGAGASTVPKPVREYTMARLADDFAAVVAEYSPGVPVHVLAHDWGSVAVWEYLSRPEASATVASFTSVSGPSTDHFGAFIRSGLARPYRLVRFAQALGLAARMSYWLPFSVPVLAPAAMRAGLARRLQAKDSPGAPKYRGDGFDDDAANSMKIYRAIAFRKPTLRRDHYVTVPVQLVCNDKDPVVRPYGFADQARWSPRLWRRDLLAGHWAPFSHAPAIAQAVRELVDHLDGAPPARALRRAEVGRARGPFGHTLVAVTGAGSGIGRATALAFAAAGAEVVVSDIDEANAKQTAAQITERGGQAHAYAVDVADAEAVGRFAARVCAEHGVPDVVVNNAGVGQAGAFLDTPPEQFDRVLDINLGGVINGCRAFAAKMVERGTGGHIVNVASMAAYAPLGSMNAYCTSKAAVFMFSDCLRGELASAGIGVTTICPGVVDTNIVATTHFDIDVDVADAARARAQKVFTRRRYTPDKVAKAILAAVHDGTAVRPVTPEAHLVYGLSRLVPGALRRAARADAL